The Streptomyces seoulensis genome contains a region encoding:
- the nirB gene encoding nitrite reductase large subunit NirB — MTAPTTRQPKELVLVGHGMVGQRFLEALYEQPGADAWHVTVLAEEPRPAYDRVHLTSWFSGTPAEELNVVPDGFLTRHGISLHLGDPATAVDRTARTVTSASGRVLRYDALVLATGSYPFVPPVPGHDLPGCHVYRTLDDVRAIREDAARARTGIVVGGGLLGLEAAGALRALGLDTHVVEFAPRLMALQVDEGGGAVLRRKIEELGVRVHTGAGTSAVDAGDDGRVRAARLSDGTELPAGLVVFSAGVRARDRLARDCGLPVGERGGITVDASCRTADPRVWAIGECAQAADGRVYGLVAPGYAMAETAARQLCRGTGEFTGADLSTKLKLLGVDVASFGDPHGTADGALDVTFTDSRSGVYKKLVIGADDTLLGGVLVGDTEAYGVLRPLTLAGKPLTVPPERLVLPSGQGGTGAVELPDDAVLCSCHGVTGRAVRAAVRDQGLTDVAEVKKCTKAGTGCGSCLGVLGTVVRDELAASGAEVSRDLCEHFAHTRAELYEIVRVRGITDFTTLLDHHGTGEGCDICKPVVASILASLGNGHVLDGEQAALQDTNDHHLANLQRNGSYSVVPRVPGGEITPEKLIVIGEVARDFGLYTKITGGQRIDLFGVRVDQLPAVWRRLVDAGFESGHAYGKALRTVKSCVGQTWCRYGVQDSTALAIELELRYRGLRAPHKLKSAVSGCARECAEAQSKDFGIIATSTGWNLYVGGNGGTTPRHADLLATGLDKATLVRTIDRFLMFYIRTADRLERTAPWLERLEGGLEHLRAVVLDDSLGIAADLDAQMARHVSGYADEWAAVLDDPDRLRRFTSFANAPDVPDPTVTFVTEREQIRPARPGEHGRPPRDLVLTAAEEAGR; from the coding sequence ATGACCGCCCCCACCACCCGACAGCCGAAGGAACTGGTGCTCGTCGGCCACGGCATGGTCGGCCAGCGCTTCCTGGAGGCGCTGTACGAGCAGCCGGGCGCCGACGCCTGGCACGTCACCGTCCTCGCCGAGGAGCCCCGGCCCGCCTACGACCGCGTCCACCTGACCAGTTGGTTCTCCGGCACGCCCGCCGAGGAACTGAACGTGGTGCCGGACGGGTTCCTGACGCGGCACGGCATCTCCCTCCACCTCGGCGACCCCGCCACCGCCGTCGACCGCACCGCCCGCACCGTCACCAGCGCCTCCGGGCGTGTCCTGCGCTACGACGCGCTGGTTCTCGCCACCGGCTCGTACCCCTTCGTACCGCCCGTGCCCGGTCATGACCTCCCCGGCTGTCACGTGTACCGCACGCTCGACGACGTCCGCGCCATCCGCGAGGACGCCGCGCGCGCCCGGACCGGGATCGTCGTCGGCGGCGGACTGCTCGGCCTGGAGGCGGCCGGTGCGCTGCGCGCCCTCGGTCTGGACACGCATGTGGTGGAGTTCGCCCCGCGACTCATGGCGCTCCAGGTCGACGAGGGCGGCGGAGCGGTGCTGCGCCGCAAGATCGAGGAGCTGGGTGTACGCGTGCACACCGGCGCCGGTACGTCGGCCGTGGACGCGGGCGACGACGGACGCGTCCGGGCGGCGCGGCTGTCGGACGGCACCGAACTCCCGGCCGGACTGGTGGTGTTCTCGGCCGGGGTCCGCGCCCGTGATCGACTGGCCCGCGACTGCGGCCTGCCGGTGGGAGAGCGCGGCGGCATCACCGTGGACGCCTCCTGCCGCACCGCCGACCCGCGCGTCTGGGCCATCGGCGAGTGCGCCCAGGCGGCCGACGGGCGGGTATACGGGCTCGTCGCTCCCGGCTATGCGATGGCGGAGACCGCAGCACGGCAACTGTGCCGAGGAACAGGTGAGTTCACCGGCGCGGACCTCTCCACCAAGCTCAAGCTGCTCGGCGTCGACGTGGCCAGCTTCGGCGACCCGCACGGCACCGCCGACGGCGCCCTCGACGTCACCTTCACCGACAGCCGCTCCGGTGTCTACAAGAAGCTCGTCATCGGCGCCGACGACACCCTCCTCGGGGGCGTCCTGGTGGGCGACACGGAGGCGTACGGCGTACTGCGCCCGCTCACCCTCGCCGGGAAGCCGCTGACCGTACCGCCGGAGCGACTGGTGCTGCCCTCCGGCCAAGGCGGGACCGGTGCGGTGGAGTTGCCCGACGACGCGGTGCTCTGCTCCTGCCACGGCGTGACCGGACGTGCTGTCCGCGCCGCCGTGCGGGACCAAGGGCTCACCGATGTCGCCGAGGTCAAGAAGTGCACCAAGGCCGGTACCGGATGCGGGAGTTGTCTCGGGGTGCTCGGCACCGTGGTCCGGGACGAGCTGGCCGCGTCGGGCGCCGAGGTCTCCCGCGACCTGTGCGAGCACTTCGCCCACACCCGCGCCGAGCTGTACGAGATCGTCCGCGTCCGGGGCATCACCGACTTCACCACCCTCCTCGACCACCACGGCACCGGCGAGGGCTGCGACATCTGCAAGCCCGTCGTCGCCTCGATCCTGGCGAGCCTGGGCAACGGCCATGTCCTGGACGGCGAACAGGCGGCCCTGCAGGACACCAACGACCACCACCTCGCCAACCTCCAGCGCAACGGCTCCTATTCGGTCGTGCCGCGCGTGCCGGGCGGCGAGATCACGCCGGAGAAGCTGATCGTCATCGGCGAGGTGGCCCGCGACTTCGGCCTGTACACCAAGATCACCGGCGGACAGCGCATCGATCTCTTCGGCGTCCGCGTCGACCAGCTCCCCGCCGTCTGGCGCCGCCTGGTCGACGCCGGCTTCGAATCCGGCCACGCCTACGGCAAGGCGCTGCGCACCGTGAAGTCCTGCGTCGGGCAGACCTGGTGCCGGTACGGCGTACAGGACTCCACGGCGCTCGCCATCGAACTGGAGCTGCGCTACCGGGGACTACGTGCCCCGCACAAGCTGAAGTCGGCCGTCTCCGGGTGCGCCCGCGAGTGCGCCGAGGCGCAGTCCAAGGACTTCGGGATCATCGCCACGTCCACCGGCTGGAACCTGTACGTCGGCGGCAACGGCGGCACCACCCCGCGCCACGCGGACCTGCTCGCCACCGGCCTGGACAAGGCGACCCTCGTCCGCACCATCGACCGGTTCCTGATGTTCTACATCCGCACCGCCGACCGCCTGGAGCGCACCGCGCCCTGGCTGGAGCGGCTGGAGGGCGGCCTGGAGCATCTGCGCGCCGTCGTGCTGGACGACTCGCTGGGCATCGCGGCCGACCTCGACGCCCAGATGGCCCGCCATGTCTCCGGATACGCGGACGAGTGGGCCGCCGTACTGGACGACCCCGACCGGCTGCGCCGCTTCACCTCCTTCGCCAACGCCCCCGACGTGCCCGACCCCACCGTCACCTTCGTGACCGAACGCGAGCAGATACGCCCCGCCCGGCCCGGCGAGCACGGGCGCCCGCCGCGGGACCTCGTCCTCACGGCCGCCGAGGAGGCCGGGCGATGA
- a CDS encoding SpoIIE family protein phosphatase — protein MAGGPIDDAAVLNALFGNSPQGLFVFDSERKVTRYNPAGRGVRKLAPEDILGHDVEEFAPGFEPGELGSLIDEALAKGAPLRGRLIRGPSPSDPRRTLAVEVSLFPLHRPDGGTDGLVGVVEDVTERQAAADRLAVLSTVHSTVGSTLDVRTTADELVRALVPAFADAASVDLLDDDLVPGPLSVGVPLRRVSFAPASAVTARKVGDSRPFPFPSPYTQALNDTRARVAPVSPDAPWVAADPDAFAPLIEANVHSMIVVPLIVRNTVFGLLNLYRHRTDPFEEGDLDVARQVAATTAAHLDNARSYRREHAVASTLQRKLQPSTVPRLSAVETAHMYLPESAGGDWFDVIPLSGTRVALVVGDVAGHGVEAAATMGQLRIALRTLALQDLETDELLTHLDEVASQLADGSGTQVATCAVTVYSPVSRRCAMVRAGHPAPVVVDPAGSPVAVDVPPGPPLGAGGGRVFTPAVIDLLPGSLLAHYTNGLIGAHGHDQEAARRRLEQTLASPARPLQELCDDAVYRMAPSRQDDAVLLLARTRTLPKEHVADWTLPADASVVSTARRLVDQQLAVWGLDRAAHTTGLIVSELVTNAIRYGQGPVQLRLIHDRGRLLTEVTDTNSTSPHLRHARESDEGGRGLYIVMRLSSHWGVRHSHQDKTIWSEQRLDDEPEGPPQLS, from the coding sequence GTGGCAGGCGGTCCCATCGATGACGCCGCGGTGCTGAACGCGCTGTTCGGAAACTCCCCCCAAGGGCTGTTCGTCTTCGACTCCGAGCGGAAGGTCACCCGCTACAACCCGGCCGGCCGAGGGGTCAGGAAGCTCGCCCCCGAGGACATCCTCGGCCACGACGTCGAGGAGTTCGCGCCCGGATTCGAACCGGGGGAACTCGGGTCCCTGATCGACGAGGCCCTCGCCAAGGGCGCGCCGCTGCGGGGGCGGCTGATCCGGGGGCCGTCGCCCTCCGACCCGCGCCGCACCCTCGCGGTGGAGGTGTCGCTCTTTCCGCTGCACCGCCCGGACGGCGGGACCGACGGGCTGGTGGGCGTGGTCGAGGACGTGACCGAGCGGCAGGCCGCGGCGGACCGGCTCGCCGTCCTGAGCACGGTGCACTCGACCGTCGGGTCCACGCTGGACGTACGGACCACGGCCGACGAGCTGGTGCGGGCCCTGGTGCCCGCCTTCGCCGACGCGGCGAGCGTCGACCTGCTGGACGACGACCTCGTCCCCGGCCCCCTGTCGGTCGGGGTGCCGCTGCGCCGCGTGTCCTTCGCTCCCGCGAGCGCCGTGACCGCCAGGAAAGTGGGGGACAGCCGGCCCTTCCCGTTCCCCTCCCCGTACACCCAGGCCCTCAACGACACCCGGGCCCGTGTCGCGCCGGTCTCGCCGGACGCGCCCTGGGTGGCCGCCGACCCGGACGCCTTCGCACCGCTGATCGAGGCGAACGTGCACTCCATGATCGTCGTACCGCTCATCGTGCGGAACACCGTGTTCGGTCTGCTGAACCTGTACCGGCACCGGACCGACCCCTTCGAGGAGGGTGATCTGGACGTGGCCCGGCAGGTGGCCGCCACGACCGCCGCCCACCTGGACAACGCGCGCAGCTACCGCCGCGAGCACGCGGTGGCCTCCACCCTGCAGCGCAAGCTCCAGCCCAGCACCGTTCCGCGCCTCTCGGCGGTGGAGACCGCCCACATGTACCTGCCCGAGAGCGCGGGCGGTGACTGGTTCGACGTCATCCCCCTGTCCGGCACGCGGGTCGCCCTCGTCGTCGGTGACGTCGCCGGACACGGCGTCGAGGCCGCGGCCACGATGGGCCAGCTCCGTATCGCCCTGCGCACGCTCGCCCTCCAGGACCTGGAGACGGACGAGCTGCTGACCCACCTGGACGAGGTCGCCTCCCAGCTCGCGGACGGCTCGGGCACGCAGGTGGCGACCTGCGCGGTCACCGTCTACAGCCCCGTCTCCCGCCGCTGCGCCATGGTGCGGGCGGGGCACCCGGCACCGGTGGTCGTCGACCCCGCCGGATCGCCGGTCGCCGTGGACGTCCCGCCGGGGCCGCCGCTGGGTGCCGGGGGCGGCCGTGTCTTCACCCCGGCCGTGATCGACCTGCTGCCGGGGAGCCTGCTCGCGCACTACACCAACGGCCTCATCGGCGCCCACGGCCACGACCAGGAGGCAGCCCGGCGCAGGCTCGAACAGACCCTCGCCTCTCCGGCCCGGCCCCTGCAGGAACTGTGCGACGACGCCGTCTACCGCATGGCGCCCTCCCGCCAGGACGACGCCGTACTCCTGCTCGCCCGCACCCGCACCCTGCCGAAGGAACACGTCGCGGACTGGACGCTGCCCGCCGACGCGTCCGTCGTGAGCACGGCACGCCGCCTCGTCGACCAGCAGCTCGCCGTCTGGGGCCTCGACAGGGCCGCCCACACCACCGGGCTCATCGTCAGCGAACTCGTCACCAACGCCATCCGTTACGGCCAGGGTCCCGTCCAACTGCGCCTCATCCACGACCGCGGCCGGCTGCTGACCGAGGTCACCGACACCAACAGCACCAGCCCCCATCTGCGCCACGCGCGTGAGAGCGACGAGGGCGGCCGCGGCCTCTACATCGTCATGCGCCTCAGCTCCCACTGGGGCGTCCGGCACAGCCACCAGGACAAGACGATCTGGTCGGAACAGCGGCTGGACGACGAGCCGGAGGGCCCGCCGCAACTCTCCTGA
- a CDS encoding anhydro-N-acetylmuramic acid kinase, whose product MLVIGLMSGTSYDGIDAAAAELRLTGDTLLLKPLGMVSEPYDAELRELLAGALPPASVPLADVCRLDTRIGQAFAAVAARANAELCGGRAELIASHGQTVYHWVDGDRVHGTLQLGQPAWIAEATGLPVVADFRPRDVAAGGQGAPLVSLVDLLWLRGRPGTPVALNIGGIANLTAPDGTAFDTGPGCALVDAAAREFSGGRLAYDADGALAASGRVHGPLLERLLADPYYPRPAPKTTGKELFHPGYLRATAAPETLSGVPAEDVLATLTELTARTIADAVRAVSATEVIASGGGTRNPVLMRGLRARLPGIPVRVSDDLGLPSAAKEAYAFAVLGFLTLHNLAGTDPAATGARHASILGSLTPGRDGLRLPAPVERGPVRLELG is encoded by the coding sequence ATGCTGGTGATCGGTCTGATGTCGGGGACGTCGTACGACGGCATTGACGCGGCGGCGGCCGAGCTGCGCCTCACGGGGGACACGCTCCTGCTGAAGCCGCTCGGGATGGTGAGCGAGCCGTACGACGCGGAGCTGCGGGAGCTGCTCGCGGGGGCGCTGCCCCCGGCGTCCGTGCCCCTGGCCGACGTGTGCCGGCTCGACACCCGGATCGGGCAGGCGTTCGCGGCGGTGGCCGCCCGTGCGAACGCCGAACTGTGCGGAGGGCGAGCGGAGTTGATCGCCTCGCACGGGCAGACGGTCTACCACTGGGTGGACGGCGACCGGGTGCACGGCACCTTGCAGCTCGGGCAGCCCGCATGGATCGCCGAGGCGACCGGGCTGCCCGTCGTCGCGGACTTCCGCCCGCGTGACGTGGCCGCGGGCGGCCAGGGCGCGCCCCTGGTCAGCCTGGTCGACCTGCTGTGGCTGCGGGGCAGGCCGGGAACGCCGGTCGCGCTGAACATCGGCGGCATCGCCAACCTCACCGCACCCGACGGGACCGCCTTCGACACCGGTCCGGGATGTGCGCTGGTGGACGCGGCGGCGCGGGAGTTCAGCGGTGGCCGGCTGGCGTACGACGCGGACGGCGCGCTGGCCGCGAGCGGCCGGGTGCACGGCCCGCTGCTGGAGCGGCTGTTGGCCGACCCGTACTACCCGCGCCCCGCTCCCAAGACGACCGGCAAGGAACTGTTCCACCCCGGCTACCTGCGGGCGACGGCCGCCCCGGAGACGCTGTCCGGTGTGCCGGCCGAGGACGTCCTGGCCACGCTCACCGAACTGACGGCCCGCACGATCGCGGACGCCGTCCGCGCGGTCTCGGCCACGGAGGTCATCGCCTCCGGCGGCGGCACCCGCAACCCGGTTCTGATGCGCGGGCTCCGCGCCCGGCTCCCCGGCATCCCGGTACGCGTCTCGGACGACCTGGGCCTGCCCTCGGCCGCGAAGGAGGCGTACGCCTTCGCGGTCCTGGGGTTCCTCACCCTGCACAACCTCGCCGGTACGGACCCCGCCGCCACGGGCGCCCGCCACGCGAGCATCCTGGGCTCACTGACCCCCGGCCGCGACGGACTGAGGTTGCCCGCACCGGTCGAACGGGGCCCGGTACGGCTGGAGCTGGGATGA
- a CDS encoding LysR family transcriptional regulator yields MATLDITCLRSLVSVASFGGVRRAAEALHLSQAAVSGHLRRLESELGFPVVKRQGRNIAFTSRGEDVLREAHRLLGEHDDALHRLLGPRSGELLVVSTEHATEALLRAVARVLARDHPARAVRFRFHRSARVREFVHDHSADVALGIGDLGHGTRRIADLPLTWVGPTDRAPDTGALVTFTAPCTVRDHILASEAATGGSLVRECADLVSLLSAVKTTGGITALPQARLREPGLTRIDSLPPLPSIPLTLVTSDRLGARTRDGIIGALHDTVKAPAEGR; encoded by the coding sequence ATGGCAACCCTCGACATCACGTGCCTGCGCAGCCTGGTCAGCGTGGCTTCCTTCGGCGGGGTCCGCAGGGCGGCCGAGGCACTGCATCTGTCGCAGGCCGCTGTCAGCGGGCATCTGCGCCGCCTGGAGTCGGAGCTGGGTTTCCCCGTCGTGAAGCGGCAGGGCCGGAACATCGCCTTCACGTCCCGGGGTGAGGACGTGCTGCGGGAGGCCCACCGGCTGCTCGGTGAGCACGACGACGCCCTGCACCGCCTGCTGGGCCCGCGCAGCGGGGAGCTGCTGGTCGTCTCCACCGAGCACGCCACCGAGGCGCTGCTGCGCGCGGTCGCGCGCGTCCTCGCCCGTGACCATCCGGCCAGGGCCGTCCGCTTCCGGTTCCACCGCAGCGCCCGGGTGCGCGAGTTCGTGCACGATCACTCGGCGGACGTCGCGCTGGGCATCGGGGACCTGGGTCACGGCACCCGACGCATCGCCGACCTGCCCCTCACCTGGGTCGGCCCGACGGACCGCGCTCCGGACACGGGCGCGCTCGTCACCTTCACCGCCCCCTGCACGGTCCGGGACCACATCCTGGCGTCCGAAGCGGCGACAGGCGGATCGCTCGTCCGGGAATGCGCCGACCTGGTCAGTCTCCTGTCCGCCGTCAAGACGACCGGGGGCATCACAGCTCTCCCGCAGGCCCGTCTGCGCGAGCCGGGCCTGACGAGGATCGACTCCCTTCCGCCCCTCCCCTCAATCCCCCTGACTCTGGTCACCAGCGACCGCCTGGGCGCCAGGACCCGGGACGGCATCATCGGCGCGCTCCACGACACCGTGAAGGCGCCCGCCGAAGGCCGCTGA
- a CDS encoding spore photoproduct lyase family protein: MTSSSSPAPGDPDALFGLTELLGAEEPQPCGAPEPGGLSESAARLLDVREIYAEPAAALSPRGRQVIARFPGARLVEVGSHWNIPHLHGNEGNADRWVRVKRQTLVLGVRKSLTVRPNGRSADWIAPGASNGCAMSCAYCYVPRRKGYANPITVFTNIGDVIGALDKHITSLGPKQEPTQCDEERWVYDTGENGDCSVDALISDNTADLVAAFRHWPTAMASFATKYVNRDLLGLDPRGSTRVRFSLMPPGDSRLLDVRTSPVAERIAAAGDFLDAGYEVHFNLSPVVLRPGWEQDWAELLRHLDDVLPARVKAQAAAEVIMLTHNRQLHDVNLRWHPRAEDVLWRPEIQQDKRSENGALNVRYRNDVKREGVRRLTELVAAHAPWLRVRYAF, encoded by the coding sequence GTGACCTCGTCCTCCTCCCCCGCCCCCGGCGACCCGGACGCCCTGTTCGGGCTGACCGAGCTGCTGGGCGCCGAGGAGCCGCAGCCCTGCGGGGCGCCGGAGCCGGGTGGCCTGTCGGAGTCGGCGGCCCGGTTGCTCGACGTACGGGAGATCTACGCCGAGCCCGCCGCAGCCCTCTCCCCACGCGGCCGGCAGGTCATCGCCCGTTTCCCCGGGGCACGGCTGGTGGAGGTCGGCTCGCACTGGAACATCCCGCATCTGCACGGCAACGAGGGCAACGCCGACCGCTGGGTGCGGGTCAAGCGGCAGACGCTGGTCCTCGGGGTACGCAAGTCGCTGACCGTACGGCCCAACGGACGCTCGGCGGACTGGATCGCGCCCGGCGCGTCCAACGGCTGCGCGATGTCCTGCGCGTACTGCTACGTACCGCGCCGCAAGGGCTACGCCAACCCGATCACCGTCTTCACCAACATCGGGGACGTCATCGGCGCCCTGGACAAGCACATCACCTCCCTCGGCCCGAAGCAGGAGCCCACGCAGTGCGACGAGGAACGCTGGGTGTACGACACGGGTGAGAACGGGGACTGCTCGGTGGACGCGCTGATCAGCGACAACACCGCCGATCTCGTCGCGGCCTTCCGGCACTGGCCCACGGCGATGGCCTCCTTCGCCACCAAGTACGTCAACCGCGACCTGCTCGGTCTGGACCCGCGCGGCTCGACCCGTGTGCGCTTCTCGCTGATGCCGCCCGGCGACTCCCGGCTGCTGGACGTGCGGACCAGCCCGGTGGCCGAACGGATCGCCGCCGCCGGGGACTTCCTGGACGCGGGCTACGAGGTGCACTTCAACCTCTCCCCCGTCGTGCTGCGCCCCGGCTGGGAGCAGGACTGGGCGGAGCTGCTGCGCCACCTGGACGACGTGCTGCCCGCGCGGGTGAAGGCGCAGGCGGCGGCCGAGGTCATCATGCTGACGCACAACCGCCAGCTCCATGACGTCAACCTGCGCTGGCACCCGCGCGCCGAGGACGTGCTGTGGCGCCCGGAGATCCAGCAGGACAAGCGCTCGGAGAACGGCGCGCTGAACGTGCGTTACCGCAACGACGTCAAGCGGGAGGGCGTACGGCGGCTGACGGAGCTGGTCGCGGCGCACGCGCCCTGGCTGCGGGTGCGGTACGCCTTCTGA
- a CDS encoding nitrate/nitrite transporter: MPVTSAHPADPPGVRDDGPPLRRLLPGRRRELTGWRPEDPAFWQAGGARIARRNLVWSVLAEHVGFSVWSLWSVLVLFLGPEYGIDPAGKFLLTALPTALGALLRVPYARAVAVFGGRTWTVVSALLLLVPAVATAVVLEPGASYGTLLLTACLAGVGGGNFASSMANVNAYYPQALKGWALGVNAGGGNLGVPAVQLAGLAVLATVGAGRPRVLVLLYVPLIVAAAVCAFLRMDDLRVPRPPGQLRVLLGWRHTWLVSLLYVGTFGSFIGFSFAFGQVLQVQFAEEFGTPVSAAYLTFLGPLLGSLVRPVGGRLADRFGGARVSLAAFAAMAGGALLALAASRAHSLPLFMTAFTALFVLSGLGNGSTYKMIPTLCRTAPDSEARTSALIGFAGAVGAFGGVLVNIAFRQSFLAVGNGDAAYVAFVAAYVVCAGVTWAAYVRRDPRLPA, translated from the coding sequence ATGCCTGTGACCAGCGCCCACCCGGCCGATCCGCCCGGCGTTCGTGACGACGGCCCGCCCCTGCGCCGGCTGCTCCCCGGCCGGCGTCGCGAACTCACCGGCTGGCGCCCCGAGGACCCCGCCTTCTGGCAGGCGGGCGGCGCCCGCATCGCCCGCCGCAACCTGGTGTGGTCCGTCCTCGCCGAGCACGTCGGGTTCTCGGTGTGGAGCCTGTGGTCCGTCCTGGTCCTCTTCCTCGGGCCCGAGTACGGCATCGACCCGGCCGGCAAGTTCCTCCTGACCGCCCTGCCGACCGCGCTCGGCGCGCTGCTGCGCGTGCCGTACGCCCGTGCCGTCGCCGTGTTCGGCGGGCGCACCTGGACCGTGGTCAGCGCGCTGCTCCTGCTCGTCCCCGCCGTGGCGACCGCCGTCGTGCTGGAGCCCGGCGCCTCGTACGGCACCCTGCTGCTCACCGCCTGCCTCGCGGGGGTCGGCGGCGGCAACTTCGCGTCCTCCATGGCGAACGTCAACGCGTACTACCCCCAAGCCCTCAAGGGCTGGGCCCTCGGTGTCAACGCGGGCGGGGGCAACCTCGGTGTCCCGGCGGTGCAGTTGGCGGGGCTCGCCGTCCTCGCCACGGTCGGCGCTGGCCGTCCTCGCGTGCTGGTGCTGCTCTACGTGCCGCTCATCGTCGCCGCCGCCGTGTGCGCCTTCCTCCGCATGGACGACCTGCGCGTGCCCCGGCCGCCCGGTCAACTGCGCGTCCTGCTCGGGTGGCGGCACACCTGGCTGGTATCCCTGCTGTACGTGGGCACGTTCGGCTCGTTCATCGGCTTCTCGTTCGCCTTCGGCCAGGTGCTCCAGGTGCAGTTCGCGGAGGAGTTCGGCACGCCGGTCAGCGCCGCGTACCTGACCTTCCTCGGTCCGCTGCTCGGCTCCCTCGTGCGTCCCGTGGGCGGCCGCCTCGCCGACCGCTTCGGCGGGGCACGGGTGAGCCTGGCGGCCTTCGCGGCGATGGCGGGCGGCGCCCTGCTGGCGCTGGCCGCATCGAGGGCCCACTCGCTGCCCCTGTTCATGACGGCGTTCACCGCTCTGTTCGTCCTAAGCGGCCTGGGCAACGGCTCGACCTACAAGATGATCCCGACCCTGTGCCGGACCGCTCCCGACAGCGAGGCCCGCACCTCGGCCCTCATCGGCTTCGCCGGGGCGGTCGGCGCCTTCGGGGGCGTCCTGGTCAACATCGCCTTCCGCCAGTCGTTCCTGGCGGTCGGGAACGGCGACGCGGCGTACGTGGCGTTCGTCGCCGCGTACGTGGTCTGCGCGGGCGTGACCTGGGCGGCGTACGTCCGCCGAGATCCGCGGCTCCCGGCCTGA
- a CDS encoding nitrite reductase (NAD(P)H) small subunit, whose product MTDVVVEVRHGVRWVPVLRYADLVPGRGVAVLLGDEQVALFRDRDGHLHAVGNRDPFSGAQVMSRGLLGSRGSTRVVASPMYKQVFDLSTGTCLDEPTAPDGTPARLPVWRVRTTPPYVPSPEGGPSCL is encoded by the coding sequence ATGACGGATGTGGTGGTCGAGGTCCGGCACGGTGTCCGCTGGGTCCCCGTCCTGAGGTACGCCGACCTCGTCCCCGGCCGGGGTGTGGCCGTACTCCTCGGCGACGAGCAGGTCGCCCTCTTCCGCGACCGGGACGGGCATCTCCACGCGGTCGGCAACCGCGACCCGTTCAGCGGCGCCCAGGTCATGTCCCGCGGCCTGCTCGGCAGCCGGGGGAGCACTCGCGTCGTCGCCTCCCCCATGTACAAGCAGGTCTTCGACCTGAGCACCGGCACCTGTCTCGACGAGCCCACCGCGCCCGACGGCACGCCCGCCCGGCTGCCCGTGTGGCGGGTACGCACCACTCCCCCGTACGTCCCGAGCCCCGAAGGCGGTCCCTCATGCCTGTGA
- a CDS encoding DMT family transporter — protein MSQRPLPALTVLLYALGYPLGSLTLGHVTPFLLILLRFLLSAVLMWAVVAVRRTPLPRGRLLAWTVTGGLLVQGVQFLGLYWGMAHGVGPGVAALVIAMNPVTTAVLARLVLRRRESPWGLVALALGTVGVIAACLPRLLSDPSVGPGLITVLVALGGLSGGSLLQERKLRAVDPAVFTAIGVTGSLPLAAALTLTTPQHITDPLPGAALLLLLVLASALGMACYAACVRSRGARGASILFALIPAVAVIASWSLQGTPLDPTTAVALICGALACAAQSRSTRPTPDPAGRSGQGGPYDAATVRERVR, from the coding sequence ATGTCCCAGCGACCTCTTCCGGCCCTGACCGTCCTGCTGTACGCCCTCGGCTATCCCCTCGGCTCGCTCACCCTCGGCCATGTCACGCCGTTCCTGCTGATCCTGCTGCGCTTCCTGCTCAGTGCCGTGCTGATGTGGGCCGTCGTGGCCGTACGGCGCACTCCGCTGCCGCGCGGGCGGCTGCTCGCCTGGACGGTGACCGGCGGGCTGCTGGTGCAGGGGGTGCAGTTCCTCGGTCTGTACTGGGGCATGGCCCACGGGGTGGGGCCGGGTGTGGCGGCCCTGGTGATCGCCATGAACCCGGTCACCACCGCGGTCCTCGCCCGGCTGGTGCTGCGTCGGCGCGAAAGCCCCTGGGGACTCGTCGCGCTCGCCCTCGGCACGGTGGGCGTGATCGCGGCGTGCCTCCCACGGCTGCTGTCCGACCCGTCCGTCGGACCGGGACTGATCACCGTCCTGGTCGCTCTCGGCGGCTTGTCCGGCGGCTCCCTCCTCCAGGAGAGGAAGCTGCGCGCGGTGGACCCCGCCGTGTTCACCGCGATCGGCGTCACCGGCTCCCTCCCCCTGGCCGCCGCGCTCACCCTCACCACCCCGCAGCACATCACCGACCCCCTGCCCGGCGCCGCCCTGCTCCTGCTGCTCGTCCTCGCCAGCGCGCTGGGCATGGCCTGCTACGCGGCCTGCGTACGCAGCAGGGGAGCGCGGGGCGCGTCGATCCTGTTCGCCCTCATCCCCGCGGTCGCCGTGATCGCGTCCTGGAGCCTGCAAGGCACGCCTCTCGACCCCACCACCGCGGTCGCCCTCATCTGCGGCGCACTCGCCTGTGCCGCACAGAGCAGGTCGACGCGGCCCACGCCCGACCCCGCCGGGCGGAGCGGGCAGGGCGGCCCGTACGACGCGGCCACCGTCCGGGAACGAGTTCGCTGA